The proteins below are encoded in one region of Hordeum vulgare subsp. vulgare chromosome 3H, MorexV3_pseudomolecules_assembly, whole genome shotgun sequence:
- the LOC123443337 gene encoding D-aminoacyl-tRNA deacylase isoform X2, whose product MRAVVQRVLSASVEVEGKVVSAIGPGLLVLVGVHEADTSSDADYICRKVLNMRLFTNEKTGKAWDQSVMQRNFEILLVSQFTLYGILKGNKPDFHVAMPPAKAKPFYASLVEKFQKSYKADSVKDGIFGAMMKVSLVNDGPVTMQVDSPSLQGSGQSSNGDAGLVKDGEAAVPSETR is encoded by the exons ATGAGGGCCGTGGTGCAGCGTGTCCTCTCGGCCAGCGTCGAG GTGGAAGGGAAAGTGGTGTCGGCGATCGGCCCGGGCCTTCTCGTCCTCGTCGGCGTTCACGAGGCTGACACCAGCTCCGACGCCGACTACAT CTGTCGGAAGGTCCTGAATATGAGGCTGTTTACTAATGAGAAGACTGGAAAAGCATGGGATCAGAGT GTTATGCAGCGGAACTTTGAAATCCTGTTAG TGAGTCAATTTACCTTATATGGAATCCTGAAGGGTAACAAGCCAGATTTCCATGTGGCGATGCCACCTGCGAAAGCAAAACCTTTCTACGCTTCTTTGGTTGAGAAGTTTCAAAAGTCATACAAAGCCGATTCAGTTAAAG ATGGCATTTTTGGAGCAATGATGAAG GTTTCGTTGGTAAATGATGGCCCTGTAACAATGCAAGTTGACTCACCCTCACTGCAAGGCTCTGGTCAGTCAAG TAATGGTGATGCTGGTTTGGTAAAAGACGGCGAAGCAGCAGTACCCAGTGAGACTCGTTAA
- the LOC123443337 gene encoding D-aminoacyl-tRNA deacylase isoform X1 — translation MRAVVQRVLSASVEVEGKVVSAIGPGLLVLVGVHEADTSSDADYICRKVLNMRLFTNEKTGKAWDQSVMQRNFEILLGNTMQLAISTSDSGNKPDFHVAMPPAKAKPFYASLVEKFQKSYKADSVKDGIFGAMMKVSLVNDGPVTMQVDSPSLQGSGQSSNGDAGLVKDGEAAVPSETR, via the exons ATGAGGGCCGTGGTGCAGCGTGTCCTCTCGGCCAGCGTCGAG GTGGAAGGGAAAGTGGTGTCGGCGATCGGCCCGGGCCTTCTCGTCCTCGTCGGCGTTCACGAGGCTGACACCAGCTCCGACGCCGACTACAT CTGTCGGAAGGTCCTGAATATGAGGCTGTTTACTAATGAGAAGACTGGAAAAGCATGGGATCAGAGT GTTATGCAGCGGAACTTTGAAATCCTGTTAGGTAATACAATGCAACTTGCCATCTCTACTTCCGATTCT GGTAACAAGCCAGATTTCCATGTGGCGATGCCACCTGCGAAAGCAAAACCTTTCTACGCTTCTTTGGTTGAGAAGTTTCAAAAGTCATACAAAGCCGATTCAGTTAAAG ATGGCATTTTTGGAGCAATGATGAAG GTTTCGTTGGTAAATGATGGCCCTGTAACAATGCAAGTTGACTCACCCTCACTGCAAGGCTCTGGTCAGTCAAG TAATGGTGATGCTGGTTTGGTAAAAGACGGCGAAGCAGCAGTACCCAGTGAGACTCGTTAA
- the LOC123441588 gene encoding LOB domain-containing protein 7-like, with the protein MTGGVNGVGGGGGGACAVCKHQRRKCEPNCELAAYFPANRMNDFRALHLVFGVANLTKLIKANATEAARRRAAETLTWEARWRERDPSEGCYREVSCLRRENAVLRAENAALRRRADQCACCATTLQQHQQQILLVSAYNNGARPPGGVLHGASAGVVPGGYYNGNAGAVRTANGNARPHVSAQ; encoded by the coding sequence atgaccggcggcgtgaACGGCgtaggcggaggcggcggcggggcgtgCGCGGTGTGCAAGCACCAGCGGCGCAAGTGCGAGCCCAACTGCGAGCTGGCCGCCTACTTCCCGGCCAACAGGATGAACGACTTCCGCGCGCTGCACCTCGTCTTCGGGGTGGCCAACCTCACCAAGCTCATCAAGGCCAACGCCACCGAGGCGgcgcgccgccgcgccgccgagaCGCTGACGTGGGAGGCGCGGTGGCGCGAGCGCGACCCCTCCGAGGGCTGCTACCGCGAGGTCTCCTGCCTCCGCCGCGAGAACGCCGTGCTCCGCGCCGAGAACGCCGCGCTCAGGCGCCGGGCCGACCAGTGCGCGTGCTGCGCCACCACGttgcagcagcaccagcagcagatACTGCTCGTCTCGGCTTACAACAACGGCGCCCGGCCTCCCGGCGGCGTGCTGCACGGCGCCAGCGCCGGGGTCGTGCCCGGCGGCTACTACAACGGCAATGCCGGTGCCGTCCGCACCGCCAATGGCAACGCGCGGCCTCACGTGTCGGCTCAG
- the LOC123443336 gene encoding C2 domain-containing protein At1g53590-like: MDAGDLSIVHHIGLVLVALWAAASFGFCHSIVFLVAFLYLYMVNARCAMRLRKRIQHAEMKSAYQRRLLSDGESVRWLNHAVKKMWPICMEKIVSQLLRPIIPWFLDKFKPWTVSKASVQELYMGRDSPIFTSMRVLPETSDDDHLVLELGMNFLSAEDMSVVLAMQLHKSVGLGMTANMHLTSMHVEGKVLLGVKFVRSWPFLGRLRLCFVEPPYFQMTVKPLVGHGLDVTEFPGISGWLDKLMDTAFGQTLVEPNMLVINMEKFSSTPSENNWFNIEERPPVAYVKLEILEGLDMKPADINGLSDPYVRGRLGPSKFQTQIQRKTLSPKWFEEFKIPITSWEASNELVMEVRDKDHMFDDSLGECTVDVNELRGGQRHDKWISLKNVKKGRIHLAITIEDVPEEESTTGLEESPVKTDEKLPLPTSADSKSDAAKLLEERKVIMDEVEHIDFDGQEQPGGVYVHRPGTGVPQTWESRKGRARNPDTEILQEVDASKEAPPTPTPKSGRGGMFNMGSFFRRNSKKGSFRDPDPSIPTSPGPQSATELDPKLPRTPRPNLKELGEKRTSIKIVVSDDASKGGDAGSLTEDIAKVVEKNAGEPGRSLTSTLNRKISMKRRDDKASDAPEQADAYGREVVVNEGPVTIEGEPMDVHPTTEDGSVQDVAVEADNATTRTS; the protein is encoded by the exons ATGGACGCCGGCGACCTCTCCATCGTGCACCACATCGGCCTCGTGCTGGTCGCGCTGTGGGCCGCAGCCTCCTTCGGCTTCTGCCACTCCATCGTCTTCCTCGTCGCCTTCCTCTACCTGTACATG GTAAATGCCCGCTGTGCAATGAGACTGCGGAAGCGAATACAGCATGCGGAAATGAAATCTGCCTACCAACGAAGA CTGCTTTCTGATGGAGAATCGGTACGTTGGTTAAACCATGCAGTCAAAAAGATGTGGCCTATCTGTATGGAGAAGATTGTTTCACAACTTTTGCGGCCCATCATACCGTGGTTCTTGGATAAGTTCAAACCTTGGACAGTT agcaaagcaagtgtcCAGGAGCTTTACATGGGTAGGGATTCACCAATATTTACCTCGATGAGAGTTCTGCCTGAGACATCAGATGATGACCATCTG GTTCTGGAGCTAGGGATGAACTTCCTATCTGCTGAAGATATGAGTGTTGTGCTTGCCATGCAGCTGCATAAGAGTGTGGGACTTGGAATGACCGCAAACATGCATTTGACTAGCATGCATGTTGAAGGAAAG GTTTTACTTGGTGTGAAATTTGTTCGGAGTTGGCCATTTCTTGGTCGTCTAAGACTATGCTTTGTGGAGCCTCCTTATTTTCAAATGACGGTAAAACCACTCGTTGGTCACGGACTTGATGTCACTGAGTTTCCAGGAATTTCAGGATGGCTG GATAAGTTGATGGATACTGCATTTGGGCAGACACTAGTTGAG CCCAATATGCTTGTCATTAACATGGAAAAGTTCTCATCTACTCCTTCTG AAAATAATTGGTTTAACATTGAGGAGAGGCCTCCTGTTGCATATGTGAAACTTGAGATTTTGGAAGGGCTTGACATGAAACCAGCTGATATAAATG GGCTGTCGGATCCTTATGTCAGAGGTCGTCTTGGTCCTTCTAAATTCCAAACTCAAATACAGAGGAAAACACTATCTCCTAAGTGGTTTGAGGAATTCAAGATACCCATCACGTCGTGGGAAGCATCAAATGAACTTGTTATGGAAGTTCGTGATAAGGACCACATGTTTGATGACTCGCTTGG AGAATGTACCGTGGACGTAAATGAACTGAGAGGTGGACAAAGACATGACAAATGGATATCGCTGAAGAATGTCAAGAAAGGAAGGATCCACCTGGCTATAACGATCGAAGATGTACCAGAG GAGGAGTCAACAACGGGTTTGGAAGAATCGCCGGTGAAAACTGATGAGAAACTGCCACTGCCCACCTCTGCTGATAGCAAGTCGGATGCTGCTAAGCTGCTTGAAGAAAGGAAAGTCATAATGGATGAAGTTGAGCATATTGACTTTGATGGACAAGAACAACCTGGAGGTGTATATGTACATCGCCCTGGAACTGGCGTTCCGCAGACATGGGAATCCCGGAAAGGGCGGGCACGCAATCCAGACACGGAGATCCTCCAAGAGGTTGACGCATCAAAGGAAGCCCCTCCCACTCCTACACCAAAGAGTGGTCGTGGCGGTATGTTCAATATGGGCTCATTTTTCCGGAGGAACTCGAAGAAGGGGAGCTTTCGCGATCCTGATCCAAGCATCCCCACAAGTCCTGGTCCTCAGAGCGCAACAGAGCTTGACCCAAAGCTCCCTCGAACCCCACGTCCCAACCTGAAGGAGCTCGGCGAGAAGCGGACATCGATAAAGATTGTCGTCAGCGACGATGCAAGCAAAGGAGGAGACGCGGGAAGCTTGACAGAAGATATAGCGAAGGTGGTGGAGAAGAACGCAGGGGAGCCAGGCAGATCACTGACAAGCACACTGAACaggaagatctccatgaagagaCGGGATGACAAGGCGTCGGATGCCCCAGAGCAGGCCGATGCTTATGGACGTGAGGTGGTGGTGAACGAAGGGCCTGTCACAATCGAGGGCGAGCCGATGGATGTCCATCCGACAACGGAAGATGGCAGTGTGCAGGATGTCGCCGTGGAAGCAGACAATGCTACTACTCGGACTTCATAG